CCTCGGTGCCGACGGCATCCTGAATGACGGTCTGGCCGCCCCCGGCGGTCTCACGACCGACACATTCGGTTTCTTCATTGACCAGGTCGAGTTGGACCTGGCCAAGAGCTTCGGCGAGAACATCCGCATCCGCGCGGACCTTGATTTCTCTCCGCATCGCGTTCAGGCCGGCGGCGGCCAGGTGGAGATCGAACAGGGTTACGTGACGGCCAACATCCCGGCCGGCAACGGCATCGAGTTCCTGATCGGCCGTTTCAATTCCGGAGTCGGTCTGGATCCGATCGATCGGAACGAGATGTCCACGGTCTCTTTCTCGACGGTTCATCGCACGCTCCTTCCGCACAACATGACCGGTATGCGGTTGGGCTATGACTTCTCCGAAGCGACCCGCTTCGAGTTCTATGTCGTGAACAACCTGAACGGCGATGTTGCCGCTCCCGGCACGGCTGCGGACACGGACATTCCGTCCGGTGGCTTCAACTTGAGCTACATGTGGGGCGACGAGGGGAACAAGAGCTGGTTGAAATTCAACGGCGCTTTTGGCCCCGAAGGTCCGACCAAGAAGGGTTACTCCTTCCTGGGTGACCTGAACGGCAACTTCGCGGTCTCCGATGCTTTCTGGATCGGTGCGGAAGGCGTTTATCGCCAGGATAACGGCGGCCTCATCGGCGCCGAGAACGCCCAGTACATCGGCGGTCAGTTGAAGGGCCGTTATGCCTTCAGCGACGTGTGGGATGGAACGCTCCGTTACAGCTTCGTGTGGGATCTGGACCAGGGCCAGGCGGGTGGTATCCCGGCGGGCGGTCTGGTTCCGGCCAACCCCTCCGGTGCCGTCGGCATCGGCAGCGGTCTCGGCGCGGCGGGCACGATGCACACTCTCTCGATTGCGACGGGCTATCAGATCACCGATGGCGCGCGTTTCGTTCTCGAGGGTGGCATCGACGTGAGCCGTCCTTCGGCCGGCGGCGGCACGGGCTTCACGCCCGGTGTGGCCGGCATGTTCGCGTATAGCTTCTAAGCTGGAAGTTAGCTGAAAGTTGAGAAAAGCCCCGGTGGCCGCAAGGCCGCCGGGGCTTTTTGTTTTCTAGAACGCATACCCAAACGCGAAGTGAAGCCGCCCGACCGACTCCCCGGCCTTCCTGTCCAGCTTGAACCCGTAATCCAACCGCAGCGGGCCGACCGGGGTCACGTATCGAACCCCGAATCCCGCCGAGTGCCGGAAGGAATCGAGGCTCACGTCCGAAAAGTCATTGGAGATGCTGCCGTGGTCGAAGAAGAAGGCCAGCTTGAAATTGTTGAAGAGGCGCGTCTGCAGCTCCGTCGTCGCCGCCAGAAGGACCTGTCCCCCGGCGGGACGGCCGTCGGCGGCCGTAGGGCCCACGGCGTCCTGGTCGAAACCCCGCACCGAGTAATCCCCGCCCAAGAAGAGCCGTTCGTCCCGGGTGAGCGCATCGTCCCCGAGGACCTTGATGCCCTCGGCATGGACGAATTGGATGAGCGTCGTCCGGTTGCCCAGGGGAAGATAATAAGCGATCAGCCCCTTGGGCTGGAAAAAGTTGAAGGTCGAGGCGATCAACTTGGTGGAGATGTCGATGCCCGCGAAGGCGACGAAACCCTTGGACGGGTCAGCGAACGAGTCCCGCTTGTCGTAATTGAAGGAGAAGGAAAACTTCGAGGTCGTGTGATCCTGCTCTTCGATCCCCGTGTCGTCGACGACGTCCGAAAAGAAGGTGCGGATGAGTTCGAAGCGTCCCAAGACGGTCATGCGGGGCGTAAATTCCCGGAGAAAGGCCAGGGAGCCACCTCCCTCGACCGTCTTGAAGCCCGGCTTCAGGTCCCGTTCCAGGAAGACGTTGAAGGAGGCCTCAAAGGGATAGCCGACGAAGAAGGGGTCCTTGAACAGAAGCTCTCCCTTTTGGATGTCCCGGCCCCCGATGAGACGCACGTTGGCCCGGCGGATCGTCCCGCCCATGTTGATGTGGCTTAAGCTCAACTCGCCGGTGAAGAAGTTGTCGGTGTCGTAGGTCACGCCCACGTCCATGAGGATCTTCCGGTACTCCTCAACCTTGACCACCAGGTGGACGACCGGCTCGCGCTCGGTCAACCCGATCGTCTGGATGGAGACGCTCCGGAAGGCCCCCGAGCGGCGGAGCTGCGATTCGCTATCCAGGATCTTTTCGAAGCTGAAGGTCTTGCCGGGGCGGATGCGCATGGCGCGCAGGATCGCCTTCTTGTCGGTACGCTCGTTGCCGACGACCAAAACCTCGCCGATCTTCGTCTCGGTGCCTTCGTGAATCCTGTAGGTCAGCGTCGCCCGGTCGCTCCCCTCGCCGTGGCGCTGCAGATCGGGCACGACGGCCGCGTAGGGGAATCCGTGGTTCGCGTAGAAGACGGTCAACGCCTCCTTGTCCGCGTCGATCTTCGAAGGGCTGGCCGCGTCGCCAGCGCCGAGTTCCAGGCGCCTCATGAGTCTCCGGGACGGGATCTTTTCATTTCCCTCGAAACGGACGCTGTCCAGGCGTACGACGGGTCCTTCGTCGACGGTGAAGGCCACGCGCGCCTTGTCGTGGAAGCGGTTGAGTTCCGTCTTGTGATCGAGGGCCTTCGCGTCCAGGGCGCCCCGGTCGGCCATCACGGCGGGGATCCGTGAAAAATCCTCCGCCACCGTGCGCGGCTGGTAGTAGCCGCGCTCGAAAATCGTGTTCTCCTTGGTCAAGAGCCTCTTCTTGATCTTTCTGTCCTTGATCTCCCGGTTGCCTTCGATGGCGACGGTCTTCACGCGCGTCTGCGGGCCCTCCTTGATGATGAAACGCACGAGGAGGGCGGGATCCTCCGGATTCTTCGGCTCCTCCTTCTCGAACGATACGGACGCTTCCTGAAAACCGCGCTTTCGGTAATAGTCCAGGATGGCCTTGACCGAGGCCTCGATCTCATAGTTGCTGTACCCGCCGTCGGTGAACATCGGCATGGCCTTTTTCAGGCTGCCCGTGAGCACGCGGTGGTTGCCCTTGAAGACGACCGTCACCCGTTTGCCCTCCCGGATGTCGATGACGGGATTCACGGTGCGCTTTGCCTCGTCCTTGCCCAGCTCCGTGAGCCTCACGCGAGCGCCCAGATAACCGTTGTCCTGATAATCCTTCCGGATGGAGTCGATGCTCTTCCGCATTCTCGTCGGGCGGTAAAGAAGCAGGGGATTGATCTGCGAATTAAAGTAGCCCGGAGGGAAGACGGTGTTCCCGTTCACCGTGATTTTGCCGATCCGGTAGCGGAGCCCGACGTCGACCCGGTAGACGAGATCCACCGTGTTTTTCTTCTCGTTGAATCGAGACGTAAAGGCCACTTCCGTCTCGTCGTATCCCTGCCGGCGGTAGAAAGATGCGATTTTCTCGGTCTGGGAACGCGCGGTCTCCTCGTCGTAGAGATCGCCGGAATGGACCGTGATCAGCCGCCGGATCCGCGTGGAGAGATAGGGATAGGTGCGATAGATGTCGATGCCGCTGACGATCGTCCCGTCCTTCACAGCGACGACGACGACGACGCCCCCGGGAACCGGACGCGCTTCCAAGCTCGCCTCGCGGAACCGGCCCCATTTCTTGAGATAGGAGGCCGCCTGTTCGAGCTTCACCGGGTCGTACGGATCGCCCTCCTTGAAGGGCAGCACGCCGCGGATTTCCTTCGCGCGCCCGTCGTTTTGGATCTCGATCGCGACGATCGCCGGCCGGCCGGCGGACGCGGGCAACGAAGCGAGGGCCGTCAGTAGCAGCGCGAAAGCGGCGGCAAGGCGTCGCATAGATTGCGATTAGTACATCCTCAGGCGGAACGACACGTTAAAATTGTAGCGGGGCTGGGTGCCGGATTGCCCCGACTCCCACACGCGCGTGCCTTTGAGGAGGATGTTGTCGGTCAGGTAGTAGTTCGCCTGGAGCGTCCGCTGGGCGGTCTCGGGGGCAAAGTCGCTTTGAAACTCCACGGTCAGGCGGTCGGTCAGGTTCTTGCCCAGGGCTACCTTGGAGAGCTGGCCGGATTCGGAGGCCTCCAGGCGGAAGACGTCCAGGCCCGTCGATTTGGCGATGGGCTGTTCGATCGCGCTCGTGATCTCGCCCGCCAGAACGCCGAGCCCCATCGATTGGCGCGTGATCCCGCTCTGGCGAAGCTCCTCCTGCGTATGTCCCGTTGTGATGAGCGAGAGCACATCCTCGCGCGGCAGGGCGGGGATGCTCGAGAGGTTGACCTCCAGGTTCGAAAGGTAGCCTTTGATCTCGACGGTCACCGTATAGAGGGGCGGCATGTCCTCCTCGGCGACGATCGTGAGGTAGGGTTCCTTTCGGGAGGGGTCGATGTACTCGAGGCGACCTTCCGTCAAGGTGAAGGTGTCGCTGAAGAGGTGCACCTCGCCCTCCGTGGCCGTCAACGCCCCCGAGATCAGCGGCCGTCCGTAGGTCCCGCCGACCTGAAGGTCGGCGAGTAGGTAGATCGACGCGATGTTGTTCTTGATGCGCAGGTCGCCCGAGTGCTTGACGACCAGATCCAATTGCCAGGGTTCCAGCGTCTTTTGCCAGGTCGCTTCTTCGGTGATCTCGTCCTCGAACGGTTTGAGCACGAGTTCCCGCAAGCGGAAGGGCTTCGTGTAGAGGGCGTCGACGATGTCGATTCGTCCCGAGAGCCTGGGCGAGGGGAGCGATCCCGTAAGCTTTAGATCCGCATCGAGGTCGAACCGGTAGGCGTTTGGCCTCGTATAGCTCAAGTTATCGCCTTTGAGGGTGAGGTCGAAGCTCTCGGGCTGGAAGCGCTTGAGCTTAAGGCTGCCCCCGAGCTGAAAGCGCCCGTCGCCCAAGAGGCCGCTCAAGCTCGGCCGAACCGTCGGACCGTCCAGCGCGAGCCGCCCCTCGAGCTCTTCGATGGAGGGGATTCCCCGGATCCCGACATCGTCCTTCTGAAAATCGATCCAGCCCCGGATCTCCGGATCCTTGGTGGTGCCGGTCATGGATAGATCCAGCTGGGTGAATCCCCGCATTTCGCGGAAGAGTGAGGGGACGGCCGACAGGGATTCCAGATTGACCTTCCCTTTCAGCTTGGCCTCCGTGCCGCTGTCGCGGAGCGTGAGGCTGCCCGTCAGGTCCGATCCATCCTTCCGGTACTCGAGCTTGTCGATCTTGAAGACGTCGGTCTTCGTCTCGTAGGAGCCCTCCACGAACAGGCCCGCCGCCGGATGGCCGCTGTAGCGCGCGAGACCCTCCTCCGTGTCGAGGGTGAGGGGATCGGGCCAGAGGATGGGTTCAATGGCCGGGGCATGAAACTCCGTTTTCGTGAAGATGATCAAGCCGCCCGGCTTAAACATCATGTCCGAGACGAATCGGTCGACCGGACCCAGGAACCAGCGCCCGTTCGTGACCTCCGCGTGCCCCGGTCCCTCCGCCGACGTGCTGCCGGGCACGCCGCGCAGATGGAGCTCGCCCTTGAGGTTGCCGGCGACGTTGGCCGTCGGAAGGATATCCTTGAGCGTGCCGCCGTCGAACGTGACATCGACCGTCTTGAGCGCGGCCTTGATGCTCTTAAAGGGCGGGAGGTACTTGAAGATGACGCCCCCCCGGGCGTGCCCTTCGATGTGTCCGGTCTCTCCGGGCTTGATGTCCGCGTCAAAGTCGAGATCCGGCCAGTGAAAGTCGAGGGTCCCGTCCACCTGGCGCGCGCGCATGGCGCCGTGGCGAAAATCCCTGATCGTCGCGTCGGCCCTGGCCTTGAGATCGGGCAGTTCCCCCTGCGCGCGGCCCTTCACCGAGCCCAGGCCCTTGGCGGGGCCCAGAATGGCGCTCGGCATCTTGCCGAAAATGGATTCGAGCGGAAGATCCCTGGCCTCGAAAGGGAGATCGTATTTGATTTTTTTCATGTCCGCCAAATCGAGAAAGACGATCTTACCCGAGGCATCGAACGTCGCCTTTCCCAAGGCCGCCTTGATGCTCTTGACCTCCGCCATCTTCTCTTTCAAAGCCGCATCCACGGCGAAAGTGACCTTTTCCGAAAGAACGGTGGGGACCTCGACGGCGCCCGAGACTTGCACGCTTCCGCGCATCAGATCGCCCAAGACCTTGCCTTCGATGTCCAAGGTCACCTTCGGTGCTTCGAGATGGAACATGTTGATCGAGAGTCCGCGTCGCCCCAACGAAGTCTTAAAGGTAATCTTGTCGGTGGTCGGAAAGAGCCCGGATGTTCCCGTGATCGTGGCCTCCGCGCGTAACTCGTTGAGGAGCGTGGTGCTGGCCCCGAACGCGACTTTATCGACGTTGCCCGTTCTGATCTCACCGGTTTCGGGATCCGTGACGGTCAGAAGCAGATCCGTTATGGTGGCGTCCTCCAAGAAGATGCTCTGAAGCAGAAGCGATCTCTCATAGCGCCCGAAGACTCTTTGCAGGATGTCCGCCGGCAGAACGCCTTTTTGCTGTTCCGTCTTTTGAATGAAGACAACCGGATGGACCACGGCGAAATCGGTGACGATGATTTTACCGCGGATGATCGAGAAAACGCTTAAATCGAATCGTACTTTTTCGGCCGAGACGGACATGGTCTTGGATCGGTTCTCCGCGTGGACGCCGTCGAGAAAGATGCGTCCCCGAAGGAGTTTGAGCTCCGAATCGCGGATGGAGAGATTCCAATGAAGGGCTCGGCCGAGTTGCGAAAGCAGATAGGACTGAAACCATAGGCTGTGCAGGATGGAAGAACCCGTCGCGAAGAGAAGGGCGATGACGGCGCAGGAAAGGAGAAGGTGTTTGAAACCCTTCGACATGCCCACTATATGGGCATATTTGCTGAGGATTTTAAAGCGGCGATCGTCTTGTCATAAATCCCGCCGAAGCCGCCGTTGGACATGAAGCAGACGATGTCACCGGATCTGCTTTCCCGGGCGATGAGGGCGACGATCTCGTCGATGGAAGGGAGGAAGAAGGCCTTCTTCCCGAGCGCCTTCAGGTCGGCGACGATCTCCTCCGGATGGAGGCGCTCGCCCTCGGGGATCTTTTCGGCCAGGTAGGGCGCGGCGAAGACGATCTCGTCGGCCGGATCGAAGGCCCGGGCGAAATCTTTTTGAAAGATGTTGCGTCGCGTGGTGTTCGAGCGGGGTTCAAAGACCGCCCAAAGTTTGGCCTTGCCGTATCGTCCCCGCAGGGCGGCCAAGGTTTCGGCGACGGCCGTCGGATGGTGGGCGAAGTCGTCGATCAAGGTGACGCCCCGGAAGGTCCCCAGCACCTCCTGCCGCCGCTTGACGCTCTCGAACTCCGCCAGAGCGCGCTGGATGTCGGGGATCGTCATGCCCCGTTCCAACGCGACACCCAGCACGGCCAGGAGATTTTTCAGGTTGTGCCGGCCGGGGAGCGGGCTTTCGAAGCGGCCGAACTCCCGGCCGTCGCGCAGGGCGCGGAAACGGGTCCGGCCGCCGAAAATGACGTCATCGGCCGAGATAGAGGCCCCGGCCTCCAGTCCGAAGCGCACGACCCGGCAGGGGGCCTTCTCGACGAGCTTTCGGACGTTGGCGTTGTCGCCGTCGGCAAAGATCACGCCGTCCTTCCGGAGCAGGGCGACGAGTTTCGCGAAGGACTCCATCACGTCGTCCAGGTTCTTGTAGATGTCGGCGTGGTCGAATTCGACGGCGTTCAGGATCAGCATCCGCGGCCGGTAGTGGAGAAACTTGGGTCCCTTGTCGAAAAAGGCGGTGTCGTACTCGTCTCCTTCGAGCACGAAGGCGTCGCCGGTGCCGACCTGGTAAGAACGTCCGAAGTTCTTGAGGATGCCGCCGACGAAAAATCCGGGCGATTGGCCGCTCCGCTGGAGGACCCAGGCCAAGAGCGAGGCCGTCGTCGTCTTGCCGTGAGTCCCCGCGACGACGATCGGAAACCGGTCTTCGAGGAAGAATCGGGCGATCGCCTGGGGCATGGAGAGGATGGGAAGCCCGCGCCTCTGGACCTCCAGCACTTCGGCGTTGTCCCTGGAGATGGCGTTGCCGACGACGACCAGTTCCGGTCTTGCGGTCTCGATGTTCTCGGGCTTAAATCCGATCATCACGTCGACGCCCAGTGCCGCCAACTGGTCGCTCATGGGGGGATAGACGTTCTGATCGGAGCCCGTGACGGCGAAGCCCTTTTCCTTCAGGAGCCCGGCCAGCGAGGCCATGCCGGTGCCGCAGACGGCGATCAGGTGGATGCGTTTAGCGTTGGATGAGTTGTTCATAGAGGAAGTCATGGATCCTCGGCCGGAACTGCTTGATGGCCTCGTTTTTTGAACTCGGATGCACGCGGTTGGTCAAGAGAATGACGTGAAAGTCCTGGTCCCGATCCATCCACATCGAGCAGCCCGAGTAGCCCAAATGTCCGATCGAATTCTTCGAGAAATATTTCCCGGCTTGCGAGTTCTCCGCATCCGGCGTGTCCCAGCCGAGTTTGGCGTCGTTCTTCTTGGCGCCGCCGCGGGCCTCGCGGATGGCGAGCAGAAACCGGTGCAGGTCGTCCACGTTCGAAAAGAGACCCGCGTGGCCGGCCACCCCTCCGAGGGTATAGGCATTGTCGTCGTGCACCTCGCCTCGGATGATTTTCTTCCGCCAAGCGGAATCCTCGGTGGCCGCGAATTGCGTGTAGGGGCGACCCCTAACTACGGGGCTGCTGCCGCTGACCTCGTGTTCGCCCTTCGCGCGGACGGGCAGGTAAAACGTGTTCCTCATCCCCAACGGGCCCGCCACCTTCTCCTCAAACAGTTGATCGAGCCCCTTCCCCCAAAAATCCTCCAGGAGGATGCCGAGCAAGATGAAACCCAGGTCGCTGTAGATCTTCTTGTAGGAGACCGCCGCATCGAGGGGTTCGCGGGCGATTTTTTCCAGGTAGACGCCGCGGCTTTCGCGCCTTCCGACCAGTTCCGGGCGTTCGCGCGCCACGTCTTCGAAATACGGCCTCCAAGCCGGCAGACCCGAGGTGTGCTTGAGCAGATGACGGATCGTAATCTTCTTCTTGTCCTCCGCGTCGAGGAGGGGAAGGTACCGCGCGGCGTGGCTGCTCAGGGACAACCCCTTTTCCTTCATCGACACGAGGGCGAGGGAGGCCGTCGCGACCGGCTTTGTGAGCGAGGCGATGTCCCAGAGGGTCGTCTCCGTCGCAGGCTCGGGTGACGGAAGGAGGGCGGCGTTTCCGTAGAAGGCGCGATGGAGAACCTGGTTTCCCTTCGCCACGAGCAGGGCCGCTCCGGGAAACACCCCTTCGCGGACGGCCTCATCCATCTGCCGGTCAATCGGACCGTTGGGGGCGCTCGTCATCGGAAGATTCCCCGCGTCACGACGAGGCGGTTGTCCTGAATCCGGCCCTCGCCTCCGAAAGGGAGGATGAGCGGGTCTTTGCAGTGCCCGAAGCGGATACCCCAGAGGACCGGACCCGGGAAGGTTCTCAGTTTCTCCCGGACGACGTTTCGAATGGCCGCGGGAAAAAGGACGTCGCGCTGCTTGAAGGTCCCGAAGACGATTCCCTTCACGCCCTTGAGCTTACCGGCCTGATCGAGCTGGGTGAGCATGCGATCGACCGCGTAGGGTTCCTCGTTCGTATCCTCGAGAAACAAGATACATCCCCTCGTCTCGATTTCCCACGGGGTGCCCAGCGTTGAGGTGATGATCGATAGGCATCCGCCGACGAGTCGGCCCCAAGCCCGTCCTCCCCGGAGCGCCGACTTGGCCCGAAGCGGCTGGCGGTCGAAGAAGTCCGGATCGGTCAGGGCGCGCACGACGCGGGCGACGGTCTTGGGATCGGTCAGGTGCGGGGCGACCATCGGTCCGTAGTACGAGGGCATCCGGTATTTCTTCCACAGGTGGATGAGGACGGCGGTGAGATCGCTGGAGCCCATCACGATCTTGGGCGCGATCTTGGACTTCAGCAGCGGCAAGGCGCGCTGGCAGCCGTAGCCGCCGCGCGCGAAGAGGAGGGCGGAGAAAGGGGTCTCCAGGGCCTCGCTTAGTTCGCGAGCGCGGCGTCGGTCCTCGCCAGCAAGGTACGGCAGGCGCGCGAAGATGTCCGAACGGAAGGCGACGCCGAAGCCGGCCTTCTTGAGCAGGGAGACGCCTCTTTGAAAGCGCCTGCGGTCAAAGGGCCCCGCGGGGGCCGCGATGGCGATCAAATCGCCGGGTTGGGCGGGGTGGGGTCTCAAAGTGCCGGGAGGTTATCAATTCGCCGCGAAAACGCAAAGGGTCTACGGCTCATAGTGGGCGCTAGGGAAAGGATTTGGACAAATAATTGAGGACGTCCCTGACGGAGATGATGCCGGTGGTGCGATGGGCCCTTTCGATCGGGAGATGGCGGTAGCCTCCGACCGACATCCGGTTGACGGCGTAGGCGAGCGTGTCCCCGTCCGTGAGCCGCTCGGGGTCCGGCGTCATCAGGTCGGCGACGGCGGTTTTCCCCAGATCCTTGCCCAGGCAGATGCCCTTCAGCACGACGTCGCGTTCCGTGAGGATGCCCACCAGCCGGTCCGCGCTCCCCACCAGGATACATCCCATCTTGGATTGGTTCATGGCCCTCACCGCGTCCAGGACGCTCGCCGACGCCAGGATGAAAATGGCCTCACGGGGGGAGAGCCGCTTGATCGGATCGCTCATGAGGATCTTTTCGATCTTCGTGCGCGGTACCACGCCGTCGAGGGAGGCGAGGTCCTCATGGCAGCTCCCACATTCGTCGGAGCCGGGCATGTTATTGAAGCCGCAAGAAGGACATTTCATGCCGTCACGCTCCATGTTTCGGTGTCAAACAGGATCTTGCGCAAATCACCCTCGCCTTGGGATTGCTTCGCCTTCGCGATCTGGGCATGGAGCATGGATTCATAGGTCGGCTTCTCGATCGACCGGAAGACCCCGACCGGCACGGGCAGCTCCGGCAGCTCCATGTTCGCGAGCAGGAAGGCGTAAGACGGATCCGGGTTCTTGGCGTCGTGAACGAGAATATCTTTTTCAGTGATGTTCCCGCCCAGATCGACCGCCTCAAAGCCGAATCCCTTCATCCGGACGCCCTTGTTCTTCTCCTTGCCGAAGATGAGAGGCTTTCCATGTTCCAAGAGGACCGTGTGGTCCGGACGGACCGACCGGTCGGTCGCATCCTTGAAGGCGTCGTCGTTGAAAATCACGCAGTTTTGAAAGATTTCCACGAACGCCGAGCCCTTGTGGCGTCCGGCTTGTTCCAGGGTCCAGGCCAGGTGATTGGTATCGGAGTCGATCGAGCGGGCGATGAAAGTCGCTCCCACGGCCACGGCGAACGAGAGCGGATGGAGAGGATAGTCGATCGATCCGGCCGGCGTGGACTTGGTCTTCTTGCCGAGCTCGGAGGTCGGCGAGTACTGTCCCTTGGTGAGCCCGTAGATCTTGTTGTTGAAGAGGAGGATTTTCAAATCGACGTTCCTCCGGAGGGCATGCATCAGGTGGTTGCCGCCGATCGACAGCCCGTCTCCGTCGCCGGTGACGACCCAGACGCTCAAGTCGGGCCGATACGTCTTGACGCCCGTGGCGATGGCGGGCGCGCGTCCATGGATGGTGTGAAATCCGTAGGTGTTGACGTAGTAGGGCAGCCGTGACGAGCAGCCGATGCCCGAAATGAAGACGTAGTTCTCCCGCGGC
The sequence above is drawn from the bacterium genome and encodes:
- a CDS encoding outer membrane beta-barrel protein, translating into MRKLLVIAVAVALASVAGTAGAEEGSELEISGNVTTVSGWQRPSNNPNLGADGILNDGLAAPGGLTTDTFGFFIDQVELDLAKSFGENIRIRADLDFSPHRVQAGGGQVEIEQGYVTANIPAGNGIEFLIGRFNSGVGLDPIDRNEMSTVSFSTVHRTLLPHNMTGMRLGYDFSEATRFEFYVVNNLNGDVAAPGTAADTDIPSGGFNLSYMWGDEGNKSWLKFNGAFGPEGPTKKGYSFLGDLNGNFAVSDAFWIGAEGVYRQDNGGLIGAENAQYIGGQLKGRYAFSDVWDGTLRYSFVWDLDQGQAGGIPAGGLVPANPSGAVGIGSGLGAAGTMHTLSIATGYQITDGARFVLEGGIDVSRPSAGGGTGFTPGVAGMFAYSF
- the bamA gene encoding outer membrane protein assembly factor BamA yields the protein MRRLAAAFALLLTALASLPASAGRPAIVAIEIQNDGRAKEIRGVLPFKEGDPYDPVKLEQAASYLKKWGRFREASLEARPVPGGVVVVVAVKDGTIVSGIDIYRTYPYLSTRIRRLITVHSGDLYDEETARSQTEKIASFYRRQGYDETEVAFTSRFNEKKNTVDLVYRVDVGLRYRIGKITVNGNTVFPPGYFNSQINPLLLYRPTRMRKSIDSIRKDYQDNGYLGARVRLTELGKDEAKRTVNPVIDIREGKRVTVVFKGNHRVLTGSLKKAMPMFTDGGYSNYEIEASVKAILDYYRKRGFQEASVSFEKEEPKNPEDPALLVRFIIKEGPQTRVKTVAIEGNREIKDRKIKKRLLTKENTIFERGYYQPRTVAEDFSRIPAVMADRGALDAKALDHKTELNRFHDKARVAFTVDEGPVVRLDSVRFEGNEKIPSRRLMRRLELGAGDAASPSKIDADKEALTVFYANHGFPYAAVVPDLQRHGEGSDRATLTYRIHEGTETKIGEVLVVGNERTDKKAILRAMRIRPGKTFSFEKILDSESQLRRSGAFRSVSIQTIGLTEREPVVHLVVKVEEYRKILMDVGVTYDTDNFFTGELSLSHINMGGTIRRANVRLIGGRDIQKGELLFKDPFFVGYPFEASFNVFLERDLKPGFKTVEGGGSLAFLREFTPRMTVLGRFELIRTFFSDVVDDTGIEEQDHTTSKFSFSFNYDKRDSFADPSKGFVAFAGIDISTKLIASTFNFFQPKGLIAYYLPLGNRTTLIQFVHAEGIKVLGDDALTRDERLFLGGDYSVRGFDQDAVGPTAADGRPAGGQVLLAATTELQTRLFNNFKLAFFFDHGSISNDFSDVSLDSFRHSAGFGVRYVTPVGPLRLDYGFKLDRKAGESVGRLHFAFGYAF
- a CDS encoding translocation/assembly module TamB domain-containing protein, whose amino-acid sequence is MSKGFKHLLLSCAVIALLFATGSSILHSLWFQSYLLSQLGRALHWNLSIRDSELKLLRGRIFLDGVHAENRSKTMSVSAEKVRFDLSVFSIIRGKIIVTDFAVVHPVVFIQKTEQQKGVLPADILQRVFGRYERSLLLQSIFLEDATITDLLLTVTDPETGEIRTGNVDKVAFGASTTLLNELRAEATITGTSGLFPTTDKITFKTSLGRRGLSINMFHLEAPKVTLDIEGKVLGDLMRGSVQVSGAVEVPTVLSEKVTFAVDAALKEKMAEVKSIKAALGKATFDASGKIVFLDLADMKKIKYDLPFEARDLPLESIFGKMPSAILGPAKGLGSVKGRAQGELPDLKARADATIRDFRHGAMRARQVDGTLDFHWPDLDFDADIKPGETGHIEGHARGGVIFKYLPPFKSIKAALKTVDVTFDGGTLKDILPTANVAGNLKGELHLRGVPGSTSAEGPGHAEVTNGRWFLGPVDRFVSDMMFKPGGLIIFTKTEFHAPAIEPILWPDPLTLDTEEGLARYSGHPAAGLFVEGSYETKTDVFKIDKLEYRKDGSDLTGSLTLRDSGTEAKLKGKVNLESLSAVPSLFREMRGFTQLDLSMTGTTKDPEIRGWIDFQKDDVGIRGIPSIEELEGRLALDGPTVRPSLSGLLGDGRFQLGGSLKLKRFQPESFDLTLKGDNLSYTRPNAYRFDLDADLKLTGSLPSPRLSGRIDIVDALYTKPFRLRELVLKPFEDEITEEATWQKTLEPWQLDLVVKHSGDLRIKNNIASIYLLADLQVGGTYGRPLISGALTATEGEVHLFSDTFTLTEGRLEYIDPSRKEPYLTIVAEEDMPPLYTVTVEIKGYLSNLEVNLSSIPALPREDVLSLITTGHTQEELRQSGITRQSMGLGVLAGEITSAIEQPIAKSTGLDVFRLEASESGQLSKVALGKNLTDRLTVEFQSDFAPETAQRTLQANYYLTDNILLKGTRVWESGQSGTQPRYNFNVSFRLRMY
- the mpl gene encoding UDP-N-acetylmuramate:L-alanyl-gamma-D-glutamyl-meso-diaminopimelate ligase — encoded protein: MNNSSNAKRIHLIAVCGTGMASLAGLLKEKGFAVTGSDQNVYPPMSDQLAALGVDVMIGFKPENIETARPELVVVGNAISRDNAEVLEVQRRGLPILSMPQAIARFFLEDRFPIVVAGTHGKTTTASLLAWVLQRSGQSPGFFVGGILKNFGRSYQVGTGDAFVLEGDEYDTAFFDKGPKFLHYRPRMLILNAVEFDHADIYKNLDDVMESFAKLVALLRKDGVIFADGDNANVRKLVEKAPCRVVRFGLEAGASISADDVIFGGRTRFRALRDGREFGRFESPLPGRHNLKNLLAVLGVALERGMTIPDIQRALAEFESVKRRQEVLGTFRGVTLIDDFAHHPTAVAETLAALRGRYGKAKLWAVFEPRSNTTRRNIFQKDFARAFDPADEIVFAAPYLAEKIPEGERLHPEEIVADLKALGKKAFFLPSIDEIVALIARESRSGDIVCFMSNGGFGGIYDKTIAALKSSANMPI
- a CDS encoding serine hydrolase domain-containing protein, translating into MTSAPNGPIDRQMDEAVREGVFPGAALLVAKGNQVLHRAFYGNAALLPSPEPATETTLWDIASLTKPVATASLALVSMKEKGLSLSSHAARYLPLLDAEDKKKITIRHLLKHTSGLPAWRPYFEDVARERPELVGRRESRGVYLEKIAREPLDAAVSYKKIYSDLGFILLGILLEDFWGKGLDQLFEEKVAGPLGMRNTFYLPVRAKGEHEVSGSSPVVRGRPYTQFAATEDSAWRKKIIRGEVHDDNAYTLGGVAGHAGLFSNVDDLHRFLLAIREARGGAKKNDAKLGWDTPDAENSQAGKYFSKNSIGHLGYSGCSMWMDRDQDFHVILLTNRVHPSSKNEAIKQFRPRIHDFLYEQLIQR
- a CDS encoding LD-carboxypeptidase; protein product: MRPHPAQPGDLIAIAAPAGPFDRRRFQRGVSLLKKAGFGVAFRSDIFARLPYLAGEDRRRARELSEALETPFSALLFARGGYGCQRALPLLKSKIAPKIVMGSSDLTAVLIHLWKKYRMPSYYGPMVAPHLTDPKTVARVVRALTDPDFFDRQPLRAKSALRGGRAWGRLVGGCLSIITSTLGTPWEIETRGCILFLEDTNEEPYAVDRMLTQLDQAGKLKGVKGIVFGTFKQRDVLFPAAIRNVVREKLRTFPGPVLWGIRFGHCKDPLILPFGGEGRIQDNRLVVTRGIFR
- a CDS encoding CBS domain-containing protein, yielding MKCPSCGFNNMPGSDECGSCHEDLASLDGVVPRTKIEKILMSDPIKRLSPREAIFILASASVLDAVRAMNQSKMGCILVGSADRLVGILTERDVVLKGICLGKDLGKTAVADLMTPDPERLTDGDTLAYAVNRMSVGGYRHLPIERAHRTTGIISVRDVLNYLSKSFP